One window of Catharus ustulatus isolate bCatUst1 chromosome 3, bCatUst1.pri.v2, whole genome shotgun sequence genomic DNA carries:
- the MEMO1 gene encoding protein MEMO1 yields MSNRVLCREASHAGSWYTASGPQLNAQLEGWLSQVQSTKRPARAIIAPHAGYTYCGSCAAHAYKQVDPNITRKIFILGPSHHVPLSRCALSSVDIYRTPLYDLRIDQKIYGELWKTGMFERMSLQTDEDEHSIEMHLPYTAKAMESHKDEFTIIPVLVGALSESKEQEFGKLFSKYLADPSNLFVVSSDFCHWGQRFRYSYYDESQGEIYRSIEHLDKMGMSIIEQLDPVSFSNYLKKYHNTICGRHPIGVLLNAINELQKNGMNMSFSFLNYAQSSQCRNWQDSSVSYAAGALMVH; encoded by the exons ATGTCCAACCGGGTGCTCTGCCGGGAGGCCAGCCACGCCGGCAGCTGGTACACGGCCTCAG GACCCCAGCTGAATGCACAGCTAGAAGGTTGGCTTTCTCAAGTGCAGTCCACGAAAAGACCTGCAAGAGCCATTATTGCACC CCATGCAGGCTATACCTATTGTGGATCTTGTGCAGCCCACGCTTACAAACAAGTGGACCCCAATATCAC CCgaaaaattttcattcttgGGCCTTCCCATCACGTGCCCCTCTCCCGATGTGCACTTTCCAGTGTGGACATTTACAGAACACCTCTGTATGATCTTCGAATTGACCAAAAGA tttatGGAGAGTTGTGGAAGACTGGAATGTTTGAGCGCATGTCCTTACAGACAGATGAAGACGAACACAGTATTGAAATGCATTTGCCTTATACTGCTAAAGCCATGGAAAG CCATAAGGATGAGTTTACTATTATTCCTGTGTTGGTCGGAGCACTGAGTGAGTCaaaagagcaggaatttggaAAACTCTTCAGTAAATACCTAGCTGATCCTAGTAATCTCTTTGTGGTTTCTTCTGACTTTTGCCATTGGG GTCAGAGGTTCCGTTACAGTTACTATGATGAATCCCAAGGAGAAATTTATAGATCCATTGAGCACCTAGATAAAATG GGAATGAGCATTATAGAGCAGCTAGATCCTGTATCTTTTAGCAATTACTTGAAGAAATACCATAATACAATATGTGGAAGACATCCTATTGGAGTGCTATTAAAT gCTATCAACGAGCTCCAGAAGAATGGAATGAATATgagcttttcatttttgaatTACGCTCAGTCAAGCCAGTGTCGAAACTGGCAAGACAGCTCAGTGAGTTATGCAGCTGGAGCACTTATGGTCCACTGA